One window of Paenibacillus sp. FSL K6-3182 genomic DNA carries:
- a CDS encoding tetratricopeptide repeat protein, with the protein MDGESCMKKAYEFIFNSDFEQAIYWFEKAIEVEPENAFYYHTCAVSCARSGKWTKAKQHAESAVRLAPELAEYRYHLQTVEAGILQAEANFLLAKVPPELHEAAPLLERAALLDPLSFDAFYTLGVLYASLSQYDKAVINAREAMRLDPSHSAARRLFADVNRKRRMLRFQLDAKRKRNR; encoded by the coding sequence ATGGATGGAGAGAGCTGCATGAAAAAGGCTTATGAATTCATCTTTAATAGTGATTTCGAGCAAGCGATATATTGGTTTGAGAAAGCCATTGAGGTTGAACCGGAAAATGCATTCTATTATCATACATGCGCCGTATCTTGCGCACGAAGCGGTAAATGGACAAAAGCGAAGCAGCATGCAGAATCAGCCGTTAGGCTTGCGCCCGAGCTTGCGGAATATAGATATCATCTTCAAACCGTAGAAGCCGGAATTTTGCAAGCGGAGGCTAATTTTTTGCTGGCCAAAGTACCGCCTGAGCTCCATGAGGCAGCACCGTTACTTGAGAGAGCAGCACTGCTTGACCCATTAAGCTTCGATGCATTTTATACGCTTGGCGTTTTGTATGCATCGCTTAGCCAATACGATAAAGCGGTTATTAATGCGAGGGAAGCAATGAGGCTCGATCCCAGCCATTCGGCAGCGAGAAGGCTCTTTGCTGACGTTAATCGTAAGAGGCGAATGCTGCGATTTCAATTGGATGCAAAAAGAAAAAGGAACAGGTGA
- a CDS encoding nucleotide pyrophosphohydrolase, whose product MSEKTLSDIQREVDDYISQFKEGYFSPLALMARMSEEVGELAREVNHFYGEKPKKADEADNSVEMELGDILFILSCFANSLNIDLTEAHNKVMHKFTTRDANRWTKKITEQ is encoded by the coding sequence ATGTCGGAAAAAACGTTATCAGATATTCAGCGAGAAGTTGATGATTATATTTCTCAATTTAAAGAAGGTTATTTCAGTCCTCTTGCTTTGATGGCTAGAATGTCCGAAGAAGTGGGCGAGCTTGCTCGTGAAGTAAACCATTTCTACGGCGAAAAACCTAAAAAAGCCGATGAAGCGGATAATTCCGTTGAAATGGAGCTTGGTGATATTTTATTTATTCTTTCTTGCTTCGCGAATTCCCTCAATATAGATTTAACCGAAGCGCATAATAAGGTTATGCATAAATTCACTACTCGCGATGCGAATCGGTGGACGAAGAAAATAACCGAACAGTAA
- a CDS encoding sporulation protein YpjB has protein sequence MKIRFIIPFVVCIVMTIGYANLVWGSGASLQAFASRLTPDPSKQVQRMDNIASSLYEAAYTNNRQAAYQYVQQLQQLVDGELKYAAGNAEGWQAVERDVNTIEKTLIKGSLGTSWFVEAARIKLTADALARPNNALWLQYEKIMLDDISRVEKAWKRQTDDGAIAARAVMISLEKHADRIKPAVSMMYGSKHETELMERIQYTNRLLEASRKDKNNVASINRSVQELKDTLTRMFNQNQLEADVPVVAAVPISNPLRWTLLLGAFISAILTYTGWRKYKENPFGVKPIS, from the coding sequence ATGAAGATACGTTTTATTATTCCATTCGTCGTATGTATCGTCATGACGATAGGTTATGCTAATTTAGTCTGGGGCAGCGGAGCTAGTCTTCAAGCTTTTGCGTCCCGGCTGACGCCAGATCCAAGTAAACAGGTTCAACGGATGGATAATATTGCAAGCTCATTATATGAAGCGGCTTATACAAATAATCGACAAGCAGCTTATCAATATGTCCAACAGCTTCAGCAATTGGTTGATGGTGAACTTAAATATGCAGCTGGTAATGCCGAAGGGTGGCAAGCTGTTGAACGAGATGTCAATACAATTGAGAAAACGCTCATTAAAGGCTCACTTGGGACAAGCTGGTTTGTAGAGGCAGCCCGAATTAAATTAACTGCTGATGCTCTTGCAAGGCCTAATAACGCCTTGTGGCTGCAATATGAGAAAATCATGCTGGATGATATTTCACGTGTGGAAAAAGCTTGGAAGCGCCAAACTGATGATGGTGCTATAGCAGCACGAGCTGTAATGATAAGCTTGGAAAAACATGCAGATCGTATTAAACCTGCTGTCAGTATGATGTACGGGAGCAAGCATGAAACAGAGTTGATGGAGCGAATTCAGTATACGAATCGACTGCTGGAAGCATCTCGCAAAGATAAAAATAATGTCGCCAGCATTAATCGATCAGTGCAGGAACTAAAGGATACACTCACTCGAATGTTTAATCAGAATCAATTAGAAGCGGATGTTCCCGTTGTCGCAGCAGTGCCTATTTCGAATCCTTTGCGCTGGACACTTTTATTAGGCGCATTTATTTCAGCCATTCTTACATACACAGGCTGGAGAAAATATAAAGAAAATCCTTTTGGAGTCAAGCCTATTTCCTAA
- a CDS encoding DUF1405 domain-containing protein produces MMLAIFWSREFLLSRPFLWLLFIVNFFGTVYGYIWYESQLAATLETHPVWQIVFVPDSPTASLFFTIALLYFLFPPKRSNGLVTILRYIIEGLAVVCSVKYGIWAVSMIVAGAWQGSELNWQHYMLMASHLGMAFEALLFFRFMKAGAVSLIVATGWLLLNDTVDYTYGIFPYLADQLYDDLDAVRAFTYGLSFFSLAAGLLVWRFRKKV; encoded by the coding sequence ATTATGCTCGCTATTTTTTGGAGCCGTGAATTTTTACTAAGCCGACCATTTTTATGGTTGCTTTTTATTGTTAATTTTTTTGGAACGGTTTATGGCTACATCTGGTACGAGTCACAATTAGCAGCAACACTAGAGACCCACCCCGTATGGCAAATTGTTTTTGTACCCGATTCACCTACAGCAAGTTTGTTTTTTACGATTGCTCTGCTATATTTTTTGTTCCCGCCTAAGCGTTCAAACGGCCTTGTTACAATTTTGCGTTACATCATTGAAGGTTTAGCTGTTGTATGCTCAGTCAAATACGGCATATGGGCTGTATCGATGATTGTAGCGGGAGCATGGCAGGGCTCTGAGCTGAACTGGCAGCATTATATGCTTATGGCTTCACATCTTGGAATGGCGTTTGAGGCATTGCTTTTTTTCAGATTTATGAAAGCAGGTGCTGTCTCGCTTATCGTAGCTACAGGATGGCTTCTTCTAAATGACACAGTAGATTATACATATGGTATATTTCCATACCTTGCCGATCAATTGTACGATGATTTGGATGCGGTTCGTGCATTTACCTATGGTTTGTCTTTCTTTAGTTTAGCAGCTGGATTACTCGTATGGCGTTTTAGAAAGAAGGTATAA
- a CDS encoding menaquinol-cytochrome c reductase cytochrome b/c subunit: protein MAHGHNSNEKVVYVGDSRVKKNNHPNIPPDYTSFPGKSEAFIPNFLLKEWMVGCVVLVGFLVWVIAEPAPLGYPADPTNAAFIPMPDWYFLFLYQFLKYPYVSQDYILLGTVGIPGVMFGALLLAPFLDTGKERRFYRRPIASSLMGLTLVACVYLTVVSWDHYQHQLEINGQVPEHIEREEKAREAALAGQERPNYTKPAVEASLVDANDPAMKIAEQAKCISCHAADLKGQGSVPSLVGVGDVLSKEQLVEVVTNGRNGMPAFADTLSAEEIDQLTTWLSKQKAATE from the coding sequence ATGGCGCATGGTCATAATTCGAACGAGAAGGTTGTCTATGTAGGCGACTCGCGTGTTAAGAAAAACAACCATCCGAACATTCCTCCGGACTACACGTCTTTTCCAGGTAAATCGGAAGCGTTTATTCCAAACTTCCTGCTTAAGGAATGGATGGTCGGCTGTGTCGTTTTGGTTGGTTTTCTTGTATGGGTTATTGCTGAGCCAGCACCACTTGGTTATCCAGCAGATCCAACGAATGCGGCATTTATACCGATGCCGGACTGGTACTTTTTGTTCTTGTATCAATTTTTGAAATACCCATATGTTTCGCAAGATTACATCTTGCTCGGAACAGTAGGTATTCCCGGAGTCATGTTTGGCGCATTGTTGCTAGCACCATTCCTCGACACTGGCAAGGAACGCCGCTTCTACCGTCGTCCGATTGCATCTTCATTGATGGGGCTAACACTTGTAGCTTGCGTTTACTTGACAGTTGTTTCTTGGGATCACTACCAGCATCAGCTTGAAATTAACGGACAAGTACCGGAACATATTGAGCGTGAAGAGAAGGCGCGTGAGGCTGCACTAGCAGGCCAAGAGCGTCCGAACTACACGAAACCAGCAGTAGAAGCATCACTTGTTGATGCGAATGATCCAGCAATGAAAATTGCTGAGCAAGCAAAATGTATCAGCTGTCATGCAGCTGACCTAAAAGGCCAAGGATCTGTTCCTAGCTTGGTTGGCGTTGGTGACGTTTTGTCGAAAGAGCAGCTTGTAGAAGTAGTTACGAATGGACGTAACGGCATGCCAGCTTTCGCTGATACTTTATCTGCCGAAGAAATTGATCAGCTGACGACTTGGCTGTCCAAACAAAAAGCGGCAACAGAATAA
- a CDS encoding cytochrome b6, whose protein sequence is MFKSVYNWIDERLDITPLWRDVADHEVPEHVNPAHHFSAFVYCFGGLTFFITVIQILSGMFLTMYYVPDIINAYASVDYLQHKVAFGQIVRGMHHFGASLVIVMMFLHTLRVFFTGSYKAPREMNWVVGMLIFFIMLGLGFTGYLLPWDNKAYYATKVGVQIAESVPVIGPYLASFLYGGDIVGAQTLTRFFAIHVFFLPGALIAMLAAHFIMIRKQGISGPL, encoded by the coding sequence ATGTTTAAAAGTGTTTACAACTGGATTGACGAGCGTCTTGACATTACGCCTCTGTGGAGAGATGTGGCTGACCATGAAGTGCCTGAGCACGTTAACCCAGCGCATCATTTTTCCGCATTCGTATATTGTTTCGGCGGTCTGACGTTTTTTATCACTGTTATTCAAATTTTGTCCGGTATGTTTTTGACGATGTATTATGTTCCGGATATTATCAACGCATATGCAAGCGTTGATTACCTGCAGCACAAGGTTGCATTCGGACAAATCGTTCGAGGCATGCACCACTTTGGGGCAAGCTTAGTTATTGTTATGATGTTCTTACATACCCTTCGAGTGTTTTTTACCGGTTCTTACAAAGCGCCGAGGGAAATGAACTGGGTTGTCGGAATGCTGATCTTCTTCATCATGTTAGGCCTAGGTTTTACAGGTTACCTGCTTCCTTGGGATAACAAAGCTTACTACGCAACAAAAGTTGGTGTCCAAATTGCTGAATCCGTACCGGTAATCGGACCGTATCTCGCTTCATTCCTTTACGGCGGCGATATCGTAGGCGCACAAACACTAACTCGCTTCTTCGCGATCCATGTATTCTTCTTACCTGGCGCTTTGATTGCAATGTTGGCAGCGCACTTTATCATGATTCGGAAACAAGGTATTTCGGGACCACTTTAA
- a CDS encoding ubiquinol-cytochrome c reductase iron-sulfur subunit gives MSNHEQHETAHRPVQRKEMSRRQFLSYTLGGTTAFMMGGAVLPMVRFAVDPLLKKKGEGTYVKVVEESKITNEPQEFKFKIHQIDGWYVSDPELAAWISKDANGKIFALSPVCKHLGCTIGWNTKGQNEYDCPCHDARYTKDGKNITVAPNPLDEYEVKLEDGFVYLGPVMPNTRMK, from the coding sequence ATGAGTAACCATGAACAACACGAGACCGCGCATCGACCGGTTCAGCGCAAAGAAATGTCCCGGCGTCAATTTTTGTCATATACGCTTGGTGGCACAACTGCATTTATGATGGGCGGCGCGGTATTACCAATGGTTCGTTTCGCAGTGGATCCACTCCTTAAGAAAAAGGGCGAGGGTACATACGTAAAAGTTGTGGAAGAGAGCAAAATTACGAACGAACCGCAAGAATTTAAATTTAAAATTCATCAGATCGACGGTTGGTACGTAAGTGACCCAGAGCTTGCAGCTTGGATTTCGAAGGATGCAAATGGCAAGATCTTTGCACTTTCACCAGTTTGCAAACACTTAGGTTGTACGATCGGATGGAACACAAAAGGTCAAAATGAATACGATTGTCCTTGTCACGATGCGCGCTACACGAAAGACGGGAAAAACATTACAGTTGCCCCGAACCCATTGGATGAGTACGAAGTGAAGCTTGAAGACGGCTTCGTGTACTTGGGTCCAGTAATGCCGAATACAAGAATGAAATAA
- a CDS encoding DUF2487 family protein — MKFSEITKEQWDELSPYLDTCLLPVTGMPNAAKPYEATEWLEQLRGIMDLIEIPFKGRVVTYPAWHYISDSERLSEHLNEWCAAAKRGGFRYVIAVTANNQLIAECPEVDLWFGPNLDGEIPQQSDVSNAIRSLWSGQTT; from the coding sequence ATGAAATTTAGTGAAATAACGAAAGAGCAATGGGATGAATTAAGTCCATATTTGGATACTTGCCTGCTTCCTGTGACTGGAATGCCGAATGCAGCAAAGCCATATGAGGCAACAGAATGGCTTGAGCAGCTTAGGGGCATAATGGATTTAATTGAAATCCCTTTTAAAGGGAGGGTGGTCACTTATCCTGCATGGCATTACATATCCGACAGCGAGCGTCTCTCAGAGCATTTGAATGAGTGGTGTGCTGCGGCGAAGCGCGGCGGGTTTCGTTATGTTATTGCAGTAACTGCAAATAATCAATTGATTGCCGAGTGTCCAGAAGTGGATTTATGGTTTGGTCCGAATCTAGATGGTGAGATTCCGCAGCAATCTGATGTTTCTAATGCGATACGGAGTTTATGGAGTGGACAGACTACATGA
- a CDS encoding IDEAL domain-containing protein encodes MDKMKVTYEAMLGLAAEFVLDEAVLKFQTNQIYTAIDKALASGDEDTFYRLAKQLNALKK; translated from the coding sequence ATGGACAAAATGAAAGTAACGTATGAAGCCATGCTAGGTTTGGCCGCAGAGTTTGTGCTTGACGAAGCGGTATTGAAATTTCAAACCAACCAAATTTATACGGCAATTGACAAAGCATTGGCCTCTGGTGACGAGGATACGTTTTACCGTCTCGCAAAACAGCTAAATGCTTTAAAAAAATAA
- a CDS encoding gamma carbonic anhydrase family protein, translating into MLIPYKGVMPKIHEDVYIAEGAKIIGDVTIAEKSTVWFNAVLRGDLAPIQIGHSCNIQDGVVGHLNVNQPLILADEVSIGHAAIIHGCTIGRGTLIGMGAIVLNGADIGEYALIGAGSIVTENKKIPSYTLSIGSPAKVVRELTEDDLLRMKKTMESYVTKGIEYRIS; encoded by the coding sequence ATGTTGATCCCATACAAAGGCGTAATGCCAAAGATTCATGAAGATGTATACATAGCTGAAGGTGCAAAAATAATTGGTGACGTAACGATTGCTGAGAAAAGCACCGTTTGGTTTAATGCAGTACTGCGAGGGGATCTTGCACCTATACAAATCGGTCATAGCTGCAATATTCAAGATGGAGTCGTCGGTCACTTGAATGTGAATCAACCTTTGATTCTAGCTGATGAGGTGTCTATCGGCCATGCCGCTATAATACACGGCTGTACGATAGGCAGAGGCACATTAATTGGAATGGGGGCAATCGTACTTAACGGCGCAGACATTGGTGAATATGCTTTAATAGGAGCCGGTTCGATTGTTACAGAGAACAAAAAAATACCATCCTATACTCTATCTATCGGATCACCCGCCAAAGTCGTAAGAGAGTTAACAGAGGACGATTTACTGCGTATGAAAAAAACGATGGAGAGCTACGTGACTAAGGGAATAGAATATAGGATCTCTTAA
- a CDS encoding histidine phosphatase family protein, producing MLIGLVRHGKTDWNEQGKIQGQTDIPLNEVGIVQAKALAERLSREDQIWDAVISSDLQRAHATAQIIASKLNIPLLESEPRLRERYFGEVEGTKEQERHERWGTNWREIAEGVESNDEVRARGLSAINEWKLKYPKRNLLVVSHGSFLAQIMEEICSGLEDQYLSNLSYSILELRDEKWHPQLYNCTIHLNEA from the coding sequence TTGTTGATTGGATTAGTGCGCCACGGTAAGACGGACTGGAATGAACAAGGAAAGATTCAAGGGCAAACGGATATTCCATTGAATGAAGTAGGTATTGTACAAGCGAAAGCATTGGCAGAGCGATTAAGCCGTGAAGACCAGATATGGGATGCTGTTATATCAAGTGATCTGCAGCGGGCTCATGCGACAGCACAGATTATCGCTTCGAAGTTGAATATTCCCTTGCTTGAAAGTGAGCCGCGCTTGAGAGAGAGGTATTTTGGCGAGGTTGAAGGCACGAAGGAGCAAGAGCGTCACGAGCGCTGGGGAACGAATTGGCGAGAAATTGCTGAAGGTGTAGAGTCTAATGATGAGGTCAGAGCAAGAGGCTTGAGCGCAATTAATGAATGGAAGCTGAAGTATCCAAAGCGCAACTTGCTTGTCGTTTCTCATGGTAGTTTTTTGGCTCAAATCATGGAAGAGATATGTTCGGGTCTTGAGGATCAATATTTATCCAACTTGTCTTATTCTATCTTGGAGCTGCGAGATGAGAAATGGCATCCCCAGCTGTATAATTGCACGATCCATTTAAATGAAGCATAG
- a CDS encoding sigma-70 family RNA polymerase sigma factor — MTDSQLIREIKDGNVELYSELMRRYQRKILAFIYHMLKSAKLELMAEDLCSETFYKAYRSLHSFRELDASFSTWLYTIARNTVLSELRKQKSAHVSLDESGFEPVAALDAVPEQHVLRNERMAMVREAINNLPEKQRSALILREYDQLDYQEIANILGQTVSSVKSLLFRARASVKTQLEPYFGQSPLMEEFEGMNTR, encoded by the coding sequence ATGACTGATTCCCAGTTGATACGAGAGATAAAGGATGGCAATGTCGAGCTGTACTCCGAGCTTATGCGGCGCTACCAACGAAAAATTTTAGCGTTTATTTATCACATGCTGAAGAGTGCAAAGCTCGAGCTTATGGCCGAAGACTTGTGTTCTGAGACGTTCTATAAAGCCTACCGCAGCCTTCATTCGTTTCGCGAATTGGATGCTTCTTTTTCGACGTGGTTATATACGATTGCGCGAAATACAGTACTTAGCGAGCTTCGCAAGCAAAAATCAGCGCATGTGTCGCTTGATGAATCGGGATTCGAGCCTGTTGCAGCGCTTGATGCGGTTCCTGAGCAGCATGTGCTAAGAAATGAACGTATGGCGATGGTGCGAGAAGCGATAAACAACTTGCCTGAAAAACAACGCTCAGCGCTTATTCTTCGGGAATATGACCAGCTGGACTATCAAGAAATTGCTAATATTTTAGGACAAACGGTCAGTTCTGTTAAATCACTGCTATTCCGAGCAAGAGCAAGCGTGAAAACGCAGCTGGAGCCGTATTTCGGACAATCGCCGCTGATGGAGGAATTCGAAGGGATGAATACGAGATGA
- a CDS encoding class F sortase, translating into MKKFILQLIAAAIFAGCTACSYSNDQDHGIKPQITTSKSEYNEPIVKAETMPSPPPTNHNQIIPNTISKVKLEGIVPIKLSIPALEIDAIIDPVSITENGQMDVPSSTKRVGLLSNGILPGMVGNSVINGHVDSHTGPAVFYRLKNIKLGDMISIKSKEDCTIDFFVESIEIFKTSEAPLSKIFGPADESRLNLITCTGKFNRQNQEYSERVVVFAKRHSDKKICKSTSS; encoded by the coding sequence TTGAAAAAGTTTATATTGCAATTGATAGCTGCAGCTATTTTTGCCGGGTGTACAGCCTGCAGCTACTCAAATGATCAAGATCATGGTATTAAGCCTCAAATAACAACTTCAAAATCTGAGTATAATGAACCCATTGTAAAAGCAGAAACCATGCCGAGTCCACCGCCTACAAATCATAATCAAATCATTCCGAATACAATTTCTAAAGTAAAATTAGAGGGAATCGTACCCATTAAACTTTCCATTCCCGCTCTAGAAATCGATGCGATCATAGATCCAGTCAGCATAACAGAAAACGGCCAAATGGATGTTCCATCAAGCACCAAAAGGGTAGGGCTATTATCTAATGGCATTCTTCCTGGCATGGTCGGCAATTCAGTTATAAATGGACATGTTGACAGCCATACAGGACCAGCCGTATTTTACAGATTAAAGAACATAAAATTAGGTGATATGATTTCAATAAAAAGTAAAGAGGACTGCACCATCGATTTTTTTGTGGAATCGATTGAAATATTCAAAACATCCGAGGCACCACTTTCGAAAATTTTTGGTCCCGCGGATGAGTCTCGTTTAAATTTAATTACATGCACTGGTAAATTCAATCGTCAAAATCAAGAATACTCAGAACGGGTCGTCGTTTTTGCAAAACGGCACTCCGATAAAAAAATATGCAAATCTACAAGCAGCTAA
- a CDS encoding sporulation protein YjcZ produces the protein MSGSVGGVNNNIGFILVLFILLVIIACSTGIFGGSY, from the coding sequence ATGTCAGGATCAGTTGGCGGTGTTAACAATAACATCGGTTTTATTCTCGTCTTGTTTATTTTGTTAGTCATCATTGCTTGCAGCACAGGTATTTTTGGCGGCAGCTACTAG
- a CDS encoding sporulation protein YjcZ, with translation MSGSVGGAHNNIGFILVLFILLVIISCSCGIFGGNNY, from the coding sequence ATGTCAGGATCAGTTGGCGGTGCTCACAATAACATTGGTTTTATTCTTGTACTCTTCATTTTGCTCGTGATTATCTCTTGCAGCTGCGGAATTTTCGGTGGCAACAACTACTAA
- a CDS encoding sporulation protein YjcZ, whose product MSGFVGGANNSIGFILVLFILLVIISCSCGIFGGGY is encoded by the coding sequence ATGTCAGGATTCGTTGGTGGTGCTAATAATAGTATTGGTTTTATTCTGGTACTGTTTATTTTGTTGGTGATTATCTCTTGCAGCTGCGGTATTTTCGGTGGAGGTTACTAA
- a CDS encoding NAD-dependent epimerase/dehydratase family protein, translated as MFITGVTGYVGFAVAKQFLSQGYQVSGLVRTQEKAEHLIKLGISPVIGDLADLALLAECTYAADGVIHTAISHNSDMEKLDVHAVDAMLDGLEGTGKTFVYTSGTLIYNDTLHNVVDEDSAVNPLPFLQWKANQEQKVLTAAERNICTVVIRPALVYGRGGGLVGATIQRTKLAQFAKYVGDGLNAWSTIDVDDLANLYACAYTFASPGALYNAASKELITTKELMIAIGKIAGVAEIESCSYEEAVHVLGPAAWGASINQRISGLRAEQQLQWSPSANSIVKELEEGSYQAFAKIKR; from the coding sequence GTGTTTATTACAGGCGTTACTGGGTATGTCGGCTTCGCGGTAGCTAAACAATTCCTATCCCAAGGTTATCAAGTTTCCGGATTAGTTCGAACACAAGAAAAAGCTGAGCATTTAATTAAATTAGGCATCTCCCCTGTAATAGGCGATCTTGCTGATCTGGCTTTGCTGGCGGAATGTACTTATGCTGCTGATGGTGTCATTCATACTGCTATCTCGCATAATTCTGACATGGAAAAATTAGATGTTCATGCAGTTGATGCCATGTTAGACGGTTTGGAGGGCACTGGCAAAACATTCGTATATACGAGCGGAACGTTAATCTATAACGATACGCTTCATAATGTCGTTGATGAGGATTCGGCTGTAAATCCATTGCCGTTCTTGCAATGGAAAGCAAATCAGGAGCAAAAAGTGCTGACAGCTGCTGAGAGAAACATTTGTACTGTCGTTATTCGACCAGCTCTCGTTTACGGACGTGGTGGCGGTTTAGTTGGGGCGACTATTCAAAGAACGAAGCTCGCTCAATTCGCCAAATACGTTGGTGATGGACTAAACGCATGGTCAACCATTGATGTAGACGACTTGGCAAACCTTTATGCATGCGCTTATACATTTGCATCTCCTGGGGCGTTATATAACGCAGCTTCCAAGGAACTCATTACAACCAAAGAGCTCATGATAGCAATTGGCAAAATTGCCGGCGTCGCTGAAATTGAATCGTGTAGTTATGAAGAAGCTGTTCATGTTTTGGGCCCTGCTGCTTGGGGAGCGAGCATTAACCAAAGAATATCTGGTTTACGTGCTGAACAGCAGCTGCAATGGAGCCCCTCTGCCAACTCGATCGTCAAAGAATTGGAGGAAGGTTCTTACCAAGCTTTTGCAAAAATAAAACGATAG
- a CDS encoding MarR family transcriptional regulator, which translates to MSNDDNFQGTNIDHLTKELALVFGQLKRVGHVFSPSKELRQSESNLLVYLTYLCPPGSNGIKVSDLSKQLKITSAAVTHVIQSLEQIGYITRTMDASDRRSILVTATEAGHEFVGARETELFERFQHLREHLGADDAEQLIRILAKSIKFLNTYEDSEASKR; encoded by the coding sequence ATGAGTAATGACGATAACTTTCAAGGAACGAATATAGATCACTTAACGAAGGAACTTGCGCTCGTATTCGGCCAATTGAAGCGTGTCGGGCATGTGTTTAGTCCTTCTAAGGAGCTCCGGCAGAGCGAATCCAATTTGCTTGTTTACTTGACGTATTTATGTCCGCCGGGTTCTAATGGCATTAAAGTTTCCGATCTAAGCAAACAGTTGAAAATAACCTCAGCTGCTGTGACGCATGTCATACAATCGCTTGAACAGATCGGGTATATTACTCGTACGATGGATGCAAGTGATCGGAGATCCATTCTTGTTACAGCAACTGAAGCTGGACATGAATTTGTTGGAGCAAGGGAGACAGAGCTATTTGAACGTTTTCAGCACTTAAGAGAACATCTAGGTGCAGATGACGCCGAGCAACTCATACGAATATTAGCTAAATCCATAAAATTTCTGAATACTTATGAAGATAGCGAAGCATCCAAACGATAG
- a CDS encoding copper amine oxidase N-terminal domain-containing protein, with amino-acid sequence MMRKLIKLTIAGVMMFSITAVSYAAPKKSTPVILKMNDYYVAYTYPKEPYVDKQNRLILPLRSVSELLGATVSYNNQTKTAEIKEGENIVQIQAGNKTAKVNGQNVEMDTKAVVEKGFLLVPARILFDSFSFKVTNENNVITLNDERLLKQGKLKYLSDDDRVGIARTADPNAFQPIEISYNVFVKNKVSLIDLTVTAKNSTGKDIPEGQEDLHTIIYFEHSSIMDADDSTVDIKDRPRPAVKKDAIIKKQLNAGGGTIIQPNELQYILIAGRTFKPLNEK; translated from the coding sequence ATGATGAGAAAATTAATAAAATTGACCATTGCGGGTGTAATGATGTTCTCCATAACAGCTGTCAGTTATGCTGCACCCAAAAAAAGTACACCCGTTATTTTGAAAATGAACGATTATTATGTGGCATATACCTATCCAAAGGAGCCTTATGTTGATAAACAGAATCGATTGATTTTACCATTAAGATCTGTAAGTGAATTGCTCGGTGCTACAGTTTCTTATAATAACCAAACGAAAACAGCTGAAATTAAAGAAGGGGAGAACATTGTTCAAATTCAGGCAGGCAATAAGACTGCAAAGGTTAATGGTCAAAATGTAGAGATGGACACTAAAGCAGTAGTGGAGAAAGGTTTTCTGCTCGTTCCAGCTCGAATACTTTTTGATTCCTTCTCTTTTAAAGTCACGAATGAAAATAATGTGATCACTTTGAATGACGAACGATTATTAAAGCAAGGAAAACTGAAGTATCTTTCTGATGATGACCGAGTAGGGATAGCAAGAACAGCAGACCCCAATGCGTTCCAGCCAATAGAAATTTCATATAATGTCTTTGTGAAAAATAAAGTATCGCTCATTGATCTAACCGTAACTGCCAAAAATAGTACAGGGAAAGATATACCGGAGGGACAAGAGGATCTGCATACTATCATATATTTTGAACACTCATCCATCATGGATGCAGATGATTCTACAGTGGATATTAAGGATAGGCCAAGACCAGCTGTTAAAAAGGATGCCATCATCAAAAAACAATTAAACGCAGGTGGAGGCACGATCATTCAGCCAAATGAATTACAGTACATACTCATCGCGGGCAGGACGTTTAAACCGTTAAATGAAAAATAA